A single Pseudomonas brassicacearum DNA region contains:
- a CDS encoding DUF2126 domain-containing protein, producing MSIHVALHHVTHYRYDRAVELGPQIVRLRPAAHSRTRILSYSLKVSPEQHFINWQQDPQGNYLARLVFPEKTRELRIEVDLLAEMAVFNPFDFFLEPYAEKIPFAYAADERKELAPYLETLPLTPKFQAYLDGIDRTPLPAVDFLVALNQRLSEDINYLIRMEPGVQTPEHTLEHASGSCRDSAWLLVQLLRNLGLAARFVSGYLIQLTADVKSLDGPSGTDVDFTDLHAWCEVYLPGAGWIGLDATSGLFAGEGHIPLACSPDPSSAAPISGLVEPCECEFSHEMSVERVWEAPRVTKPYTDAQWLAIQALGRQIDADLLEGDVRLTMGGEPTFVSIDDPDGAEWNTAALGPDKRRLSAELFQRMRKHYAPQGLVHFGQGKWYPGEQLPRWSLNCYWRRDGVPIWHNSALIADEQEDYGADGELAGRFLASVAERLKIPARFVFPAYEDNFYYLWREGALPSNVTAQDPRLEDALERARLRKVFSQGLDKVIGQVLPLDRTAKGDQWQSGRWYLRDNHCRLVPGDSPLGYRLPLASQPWVTAAEYPFIHPTDPNQDLPELPGTEQLARHGEPAAEQERVPEIDKSADWLTRTAFCAEAREGRLYLFMPPLERVEDYLELVSAIEATAEELHCPVLLEGYEPPSDPRLGNFRITPDPGVIEVNVQPSATWDELVERTEFLYEEARQTRLTTEKFMIDGRHTGTGGGNHFVLGGATPADSPFLRRPDLLRSLISYWHNHPSLSYLFSGLFIGPTSQAPRVDEARNDALYELEIAFAQMPQPGEQCPPWLVDRLLRNLLIDVTGNTHRAEFCIDKLYSPDGATGRLGLLELRAFEMPPHARMSLAQQLLLRALVARFWREPYAPAKLARWGTELHDRFLLPHFIEQDFADVIHELNAAGYPLRAEWFAAHLEFRFPKVGDYAVSGIELQLRQALEPWHVLGEEGAVGGTVRYVDSSLERLQVKLSGLAPQRYLLTCNGVPVPLQPTGRVGEFVAGVRFRAWQPANCLQPTIPVHAPLVFDLLDTWMQRSVGGCQYHVAHPGGRNYDSLPVNANEAESRRMARFFRLGHTPGKLPIPSLAVDDEFPLTLDLRRFPGAST from the coding sequence GTGTCGATCCATGTCGCATTGCATCACGTCACGCATTACCGCTACGACCGCGCCGTCGAACTCGGCCCGCAGATCGTTCGCCTGCGCCCGGCGGCCCACAGCCGCACGCGGATTCTTTCCTATTCGCTGAAGGTTTCGCCCGAGCAGCATTTCATCAACTGGCAGCAGGACCCTCAGGGCAACTACTTGGCGCGGCTGGTGTTTCCCGAGAAAACCCGGGAGCTGCGCATCGAAGTCGATCTGCTGGCGGAAATGGCGGTGTTCAATCCGTTCGACTTCTTCCTTGAGCCCTACGCCGAAAAGATCCCGTTCGCCTACGCGGCCGACGAGCGCAAGGAGCTGGCGCCTTACCTGGAAACCCTGCCGTTGACGCCGAAGTTCCAGGCCTATCTGGACGGTATCGACCGCACGCCATTGCCGGCGGTGGATTTTCTGGTGGCGCTCAACCAGCGCCTGAGCGAAGACATCAACTACCTGATTCGCATGGAGCCGGGCGTGCAGACCCCGGAGCACACCCTTGAGCATGCGTCCGGTTCCTGTCGCGACTCGGCCTGGCTGTTGGTGCAGCTGTTGCGCAACCTTGGTTTGGCCGCGCGTTTCGTTTCCGGTTACCTGATTCAGTTGACCGCCGATGTGAAAAGCCTCGATGGCCCGTCCGGCACCGACGTGGACTTCACTGACTTGCATGCCTGGTGCGAGGTCTACTTGCCCGGTGCCGGCTGGATCGGCCTGGATGCGACGTCCGGGTTGTTCGCCGGTGAAGGCCACATCCCGTTGGCCTGTAGTCCCGATCCGTCCTCGGCGGCACCGATCAGTGGTTTGGTGGAGCCTTGCGAGTGTGAGTTCAGCCACGAAATGTCCGTCGAGCGGGTCTGGGAAGCGCCGCGGGTGACCAAGCCTTACACCGACGCACAGTGGCTGGCGATCCAGGCACTGGGACGGCAGATCGATGCCGACCTGCTGGAGGGCGACGTTCGCCTGACCATGGGCGGCGAGCCGACCTTTGTCTCCATCGATGACCCGGACGGTGCCGAGTGGAATACCGCGGCACTCGGGCCGGACAAACGCCGGCTCTCCGCCGAGCTGTTCCAGCGCATGCGCAAGCACTATGCGCCCCAGGGACTGGTGCATTTCGGCCAGGGCAAGTGGTACCCCGGCGAGCAATTGCCGCGCTGGTCGCTCAACTGCTATTGGCGGCGCGACGGGGTGCCGATCTGGCACAACAGCGCGTTGATCGCCGATGAGCAGGAGGACTACGGCGCCGATGGCGAACTGGCTGGACGCTTCCTGGCGAGCGTCGCCGAGCGTTTGAAAATTCCGGCGCGGTTCGTGTTTCCGGCCTACGAAGACAACTTCTATTACCTCTGGCGCGAAGGCGCATTGCCTTCGAATGTCACGGCCCAGGACCCACGCCTGGAAGACGCCCTGGAGCGCGCGCGGCTGCGCAAGGTCTTCAGCCAGGGCCTGGACAAGGTCATCGGCCAAGTCCTGCCGCTGGACCGCACCGCCAAGGGCGATCAATGGCAAAGCGGTCGCTGGTACCTGCGCGACAACCACTGCCGCCTGGTACCGGGGGATTCGCCCCTGGGCTATCGCTTGCCACTGGCGTCCCAGCCGTGGGTGACGGCAGCCGAGTACCCGTTCATCCACCCCACCGACCCGAACCAGGACTTGCCCGAGTTGCCCGGTACCGAGCAACTGGCGCGTCACGGCGAGCCGGCGGCCGAACAGGAGCGTGTCCCGGAGATCGATAAATCCGCCGACTGGCTGACCCGCACCGCCTTCTGTGCCGAGGCCCGTGAAGGTCGGCTGTATCTGTTCATGCCGCCACTGGAGCGGGTCGAGGATTACCTGGAACTGGTCAGTGCTATCGAGGCGACGGCTGAGGAGTTGCACTGCCCGGTGCTGTTGGAAGGCTACGAACCGCCGAGCGACCCGCGCCTGGGCAATTTCCGCATCACCCCCGACCCGGGTGTGATCGAGGTCAACGTGCAACCCTCGGCGACTTGGGATGAGTTGGTCGAGCGCACCGAGTTTCTTTACGAAGAAGCGCGTCAGACCCGGCTGACCACCGAGAAATTCATGATCGATGGCCGGCACACCGGCACCGGCGGCGGTAACCATTTCGTACTGGGTGGCGCGACACCGGCTGACTCACCGTTCCTGCGGCGTCCCGACCTGCTGCGTAGCCTGATCAGTTACTGGCATAACCATCCTTCGTTGTCCTACCTGTTTTCCGGATTGTTCATCGGCCCGACCTCCCAAGCGCCTCGCGTGGACGAGGCGCGCAACGACGCGTTGTACGAACTGGAAATCGCTTTCGCGCAAATGCCGCAGCCCGGCGAGCAATGCCCGCCGTGGTTGGTCGATCGCCTGCTGCGCAACCTGTTGATCGACGTGACCGGCAATACCCACCGCGCCGAATTCTGCATCGACAAGCTCTATTCACCAGACGGCGCCACCGGGCGTCTCGGCCTGTTGGAGTTGCGTGCCTTCGAGATGCCACCTCACGCCCGCATGAGCCTGGCCCAGCAGTTACTGCTGCGGGCGCTGGTGGCGCGGTTCTGGCGCGAGCCTTATGCGCCGGCGAAACTGGCGCGCTGGGGCACGGAGCTGCATGACCGTTTCCTGTTGCCGCACTTTATCGAGCAGGATTTTGCCGACGTCATCCATGAACTGAACGCTGCCGGTTACCCGCTGCGGGCCGAGTGGTTTGCCGCGCACTTGGAGTTCCGCTTCCCCAAGGTGGGCGATTACGCGGTCAGCGGCATCGAACTGCAATTGCGCCAAGCCCTTGAGCCTTGGCATGTGCTGGGGGAGGAGGGCGCGGTGGGCGGCACCGTGCGTTATGTGGATTCGTCCCTGGAGCGCTTGCAGGTCAAGCTCAGCGGCCTGGCGCCACAACGCTACCTGCTGACCTGCAATGGCGTGCCGGTGCCGTTGCAACCCACCGGTCGGGTCGGCGAATTCGTTGCCGGGGTGCGTTTCCGCGCCTGGCAACCGGCCAACTGCCTGCAACCGACCATCCCGGTGCATGCGCCGCTGGTCTTCGATTTGCTCGACACCTGGATGCAACGCTCCGTGGGCGGCTGCCAGTATCACGTGGCCCATCCGGGCGGGCGCAACTACGACAGCTTGCCGGTAAATGCCAACGAAGCCGAGAGCCGGCGGATGGCGCGTTTCTTCCGTCTCGGACACACGCCTGGGAAACTGCCGATACCCAGCCTGGCAGTGGATGACGAGTTTCCACTCACGCTCGATCTGCGACGCTTTCCAGGGGCCTCAACGTAG
- a CDS encoding circularly permuted type 2 ATP-grasp protein translates to MPDLLDRYPLTTGTYHELLDDSGAVRTHWRRLFDQLQRSTRAQLLQRQALLARQIQENGVTYNVYADPKGADRPWELDLLPHVIDPQEWKHLSAGIAQRARLLNAVLADLYGPQRLISEGLLPAELVFGHNNFLWPCQGIAPPDGSFLHLYAVDLARTPDGRWWVTADRTQAPSGAGYALENRMIVSRAFPELYRDLRVRHLSGFFRTLQETLARQAPSDGESPLVVLLTPGRFNESYFEHLYLARQLGYPLVEGGDLTVRDATVYLKTLSGLRRVHAIMRRLDDDFCDPLELRTDSALGVPGLLEAVRQGRVLVANALGSGVLESPGLLGFLPKINQYLFGEELILPSIATWWCGEPPVLAQALEKLPQLLIKPAFPSQSFTPVFGRDLNEEQRGQLAARMQARPYAYVAQELAQLSQAPVWQAEDGHIQPRAIGMRVYAVSGKDDYRVLSGGLTRVAAEADAEVVSMQRGGASKDTWVLSEQAPGGEQWTAQRTVGVHDLVRRDPYLPSRVVENLFWFGRYCERCDDSARLLRIMLGRYVDGDDPQALQSAVSLGESLMLLPEEGELHERLLAALLGDDWSFSLRSNLQRLQWAASQVRGKLSRENWQALVELQREAMELETEEPDFGELLDFLNRLVMSLAALSGFALDDMTRDEGWRFLMIGRRLERLQFLSSSLAAFLRSDAVFDQAGLEWLLELGNSSITYRSRYLAVAQLIPVLDLLLLDEQNPHAVLFQLKLVNRTLKRLNDDFAAPRETALPDLVARLSRFDLRCLENPLFGEASLRAALDGLADLLQEVADVGGQVSDRLALRHFAHVDDVSQRTVSV, encoded by the coding sequence ATGCCTGACCTGCTTGACCGTTACCCGCTGACAACGGGCACCTATCATGAGCTGCTGGACGACAGCGGTGCCGTGCGGACGCATTGGCGGCGGCTGTTCGACCAGTTGCAGCGCAGCACGCGGGCCCAGTTGCTCCAGCGCCAGGCCCTGCTGGCTCGGCAGATCCAGGAAAACGGTGTCACCTATAACGTCTACGCCGATCCGAAGGGCGCGGACCGGCCGTGGGAGCTGGACCTGCTGCCCCATGTGATCGACCCGCAGGAGTGGAAACACCTGTCGGCCGGGATCGCCCAGCGTGCGCGGCTGCTCAATGCGGTTCTGGCCGACCTGTATGGGCCACAGCGGCTGATCAGCGAGGGGCTGCTGCCGGCAGAGCTGGTATTCGGGCACAACAATTTCCTTTGGCCCTGCCAGGGCATCGCGCCGCCGGATGGCAGTTTCCTGCATTTGTATGCGGTAGATCTGGCGCGCACACCCGATGGCCGTTGGTGGGTCACGGCGGATCGGACCCAGGCGCCTTCGGGGGCCGGTTATGCGCTGGAAAATCGCATGATCGTTTCCCGTGCGTTCCCCGAGTTGTATCGCGACCTGAGGGTGCGACACCTGTCCGGGTTCTTCCGCACCTTGCAGGAAACCCTGGCACGACAGGCGCCCAGCGACGGTGAGTCGCCACTGGTGGTGCTGTTGACGCCGGGGCGGTTCAACGAAAGTTATTTCGAGCATCTTTATCTGGCACGCCAGCTGGGCTATCCGTTGGTAGAGGGGGGCGACCTGACTGTGCGGGACGCCACGGTCTACCTCAAGACCCTCAGCGGCCTGCGCCGGGTCCACGCCATCATGCGCCGGCTCGACGACGATTTCTGCGACCCCCTGGAGCTGCGCACCGATTCAGCCCTCGGCGTGCCGGGACTGCTGGAGGCGGTGCGCCAGGGCCGGGTGCTGGTGGCCAATGCCCTGGGCAGCGGCGTGCTGGAGTCGCCGGGCCTGTTGGGGTTCCTGCCGAAGATCAACCAGTATCTGTTCGGTGAGGAACTGATACTGCCGTCCATCGCCACCTGGTGGTGCGGTGAGCCGCCGGTGCTGGCCCAGGCCCTGGAAAAACTGCCGCAGCTGTTGATCAAGCCGGCGTTTCCTTCCCAAAGCTTCACCCCGGTATTTGGCCGTGACCTGAACGAGGAGCAGCGCGGCCAATTGGCGGCGCGCATGCAGGCCCGGCCCTATGCCTATGTCGCCCAGGAGTTGGCGCAACTGTCCCAGGCCCCTGTCTGGCAGGCCGAAGACGGCCACATCCAGCCACGGGCGATTGGCATGCGTGTGTATGCCGTGTCCGGCAAGGATGATTATCGGGTGCTGTCGGGTGGCCTGACCCGCGTGGCCGCCGAGGCCGACGCCGAAGTGGTGTCGATGCAGCGCGGTGGCGCCAGCAAGGACACTTGGGTGTTGAGCGAGCAGGCGCCCGGCGGTGAACAATGGACGGCCCAGCGAACGGTAGGTGTCCACGACCTGGTTCGACGCGATCCGTACTTGCCTTCGCGGGTGGTGGAAAACCTGTTCTGGTTCGGCCGTTATTGCGAACGTTGCGACGACAGCGCACGGCTGCTGCGGATCATGCTGGGGCGTTATGTCGATGGCGATGACCCACAGGCCCTGCAATCGGCGGTGTCCCTGGGCGAAAGCCTGATGCTGCTGCCTGAAGAGGGCGAGCTGCACGAGCGTTTGCTGGCGGCGCTGTTGGGGGACGACTGGTCGTTCAGCCTGCGCTCCAACCTGCAGCGCTTGCAGTGGGCGGCCTCGCAGGTTCGCGGCAAGCTGTCCCGGGAGAACTGGCAGGCGCTGGTGGAGTTGCAGCGCGAAGCGATGGAGCTGGAAACCGAGGAGCCGGATTTTGGTGAGTTGCTGGATTTCCTCAATCGGCTGGTGATGTCCCTGGCGGCATTGTCCGGCTTTGCTCTGGACGACATGACCCGTGACGAGGGCTGGCGCTTCTTGATGATTGGCCGGCGCCTGGAACGCTTGCAGTTCCTCAGCAGCAGCCTGGCGGCGTTTTTGCGCAGCGATGCAGTGTTCGACCAGGCTGGGCTGGAGTGGTTGCTGGAACTGGGCAACAGCAGCATCACCTACCGTTCGCGCTACCTGGCGGTGGCGCAACTGATCCCGGTGCTGGACCTGCTGCTACTGGATGAACAGAACCCCCACGCGGTGCTCTTCCAGTTGAAGCTGGTGAACCGCACCCTCAAGCGCTTGAACGATGATTTTGCCGCACCCAGGGAAACGGCATTGCCTGACTTGGTCGCACGTCTGTCGCGCTTTGACCTGCGCTGCCTGGAAAACCCATTGTTCGGTGAAGCCAGCCTGCGCGCAGCACTCGATGGGCTGGCCGACCTGTTGCAGGAAGTGGCCGATGTCGGTGGCCAGGTATCCGATCGCCTGGCCTTGCGCCATTTCGCCCACGTCGATGACGTCAGCCAACGCACGGTGTCTGTCTGA
- a CDS encoding transglutaminase family protein, producing the protein MNARYQILHDTHYHYDSPVSLAQQLAHLWPRACDWQRCTEQQLLISPEPTTRRDERDVFGNPLTRLAFERPHDELLVNARLSVEVLARPALDFNLSPAWESTCRALTYSSRPIAAPLLDACRYRFESPYVHLKRSFVEFSESCFPPGRPLMIGVRALMEKIFEEFTFDAEATQVATPLVEVLERRRGVCQDFAHLMLACVRSRGLAARYVSGYLLTQPPPGQPRLIGADASHAWVSVYCPVLGWVDFDPTNNVQPALEHITLAWGRDFSDVSPLRGVILGGGNHDPEVRVTVMPLES; encoded by the coding sequence ATGAACGCCCGTTACCAGATCCTCCACGACACCCATTACCACTATGACAGTCCGGTGTCCCTGGCCCAGCAGCTTGCCCATCTGTGGCCACGCGCCTGTGACTGGCAGCGTTGCACCGAACAGCAGTTGCTGATCAGCCCGGAGCCGACGACCCGTCGCGATGAACGGGATGTGTTCGGCAACCCGCTGACCCGCCTGGCTTTCGAACGGCCCCATGACGAGCTGCTGGTCAATGCCCGCTTGAGCGTCGAGGTACTGGCCCGCCCCGCGCTGGACTTCAACCTGTCCCCGGCCTGGGAGTCGACCTGTCGCGCGCTGACCTATAGCAGCCGACCGATCGCGGCACCGCTGCTGGACGCGTGCCGCTACCGTTTCGAGTCACCCTATGTGCACCTCAAGCGCAGCTTTGTCGAGTTTTCCGAAAGCTGCTTCCCGCCGGGGCGTCCGTTGATGATCGGCGTGCGGGCGCTGATGGAGAAGATTTTCGAGGAGTTCACCTTCGATGCCGAAGCGACCCAGGTGGCCACACCGCTGGTGGAGGTGTTGGAGCGGCGGCGGGGCGTGTGCCAGGACTTTGCCCACCTGATGCTGGCCTGCGTGCGTTCTCGCGGGCTGGCGGCGCGTTACGTCAGTGGCTACCTGCTGACCCAGCCACCGCCCGGCCAACCTCGGCTGATTGGCGCCGATGCATCCCATGCCTGGGTCTCGGTGTATTGCCCGGTATTGGGGTGGGTGGACTTCGACCCGACCAACAACGTCCAGCCGGCCCTGGAACACATCACCCTGGCCTGGGGTCGCGATTTTTCCGATGTGTCGCCGTTGCGGGGGGTGATCCTGGGGGGCGGCAATCATGACCCCGAGGTGCGGGTGACGGTGATGCCGCTGGAATCGTAA
- a CDS encoding TIGR00730 family Rossman fold protein codes for MSIASVCVFCGASTGTDPAYREAAQALGRALAERKLTLVYGGGAVGLMGIVADAALAAGGEVIGIIPQSLKDKEIGHSGLTRLEVVDGMHARKARMAELSDAFIALPGGLGTLEELFEVWTWGQLGYHGKPLGLLEVNGFYSKLTGFLDHIVGEGFVRAPHRDMLQVSESAQNLLDALDEWQPSVQPKWAEQKPS; via the coding sequence ATGTCCATCGCGTCTGTTTGTGTATTTTGCGGCGCCAGCACTGGCACCGACCCAGCGTATCGTGAAGCGGCCCAGGCCCTGGGCCGGGCATTGGCGGAACGAAAATTGACCCTGGTCTACGGCGGCGGTGCCGTCGGCCTGATGGGGATCGTCGCCGACGCAGCCCTGGCGGCCGGCGGCGAGGTCATCGGCATCATCCCGCAAAGCCTCAAGGACAAGGAAATCGGCCACAGCGGCCTGACTCGCCTGGAAGTGGTGGACGGCATGCACGCGCGCAAGGCACGCATGGCCGAACTGAGTGACGCCTTCATCGCCCTGCCCGGCGGCCTCGGCACGCTGGAGGAGTTGTTCGAAGTCTGGACCTGGGGCCAACTCGGCTACCACGGCAAACCGCTGGGGCTGCTGGAAGTGAACGGTTTCTACAGCAAGCTCACCGGTTTTCTCGATCATATCGTCGGCGAAGGCTTCGTCCGCGCGCCCCATCGTGACATGCTGCAAGTGAGCGAATCAGCGCAGAACCTGCTCGATGCGCTGGACGAATGGCAACCGTCAGTGCAGCCAAAGTGGGCCGAACAAAAACCCAGCTAA
- the azu gene encoding azurin, translating to MFAKLVAVSLLTLASSQLMAAECKTTIDSTDQMSFNTKAIEIDKSCKTFTVELTHSGSLPKNVMGHNWVLSKEADMQPIATDGLGAGIDKNYLKEGDERIIAHTKIIGAGEKDSVTFDVSKLDAAEKYGFFCSFPGHISMMKGTVTLK from the coding sequence ATGTTTGCCAAACTTGTTGCAGTATCCCTGTTGACGCTGGCCAGCAGCCAACTGATGGCAGCGGAGTGCAAGACCACCATCGACTCGACCGACCAGATGTCCTTCAACACCAAGGCCATCGAGATTGACAAGAGCTGCAAGACGTTCACCGTTGAACTGACGCATTCGGGCAGCTTGCCGAAAAACGTCATGGGCCATAACTGGGTGCTGAGCAAAGAGGCTGACATGCAGCCGATCGCCACCGATGGCCTGGGCGCTGGCATTGACAAGAATTACCTCAAGGAAGGTGATGAGCGCATCATCGCCCACACCAAGATCATTGGTGCCGGGGAAAAAGACTCGGTGACCTTCGACGTGTCTAAACTGGATGCCGCTGAAAAATACGGCTTCTTCTGTTCGTTCCCGGGCCACATCTCGATGATGAAAGGCACCGTTACCCTGAAATAA
- the nadE gene encoding ammonia-dependent NAD(+) synthetase produces the protein MQAVQREIAEQLKVQPPFADDAALKAEIARRVSFIQDCLVNSGLKSLVLGISGGVDSLTAGLLAQRAMRELRENTGNDAYKFIAVRLPYETQFDEHEAQACVDFIDPDERHTVNIGPAVKALAEQVAAFEGKAAVSRDFVLGNTKARMRMVAQYTIAGTEHGLVIGTDHAAEAVMGFFTKFGDGACDLAPLSGLVKNQVRAIARDFGAPESLVEKVPTADLEDLSPGKPDEASHGVTYAEIDAFLHGEPVRDEAFRIICETYRKTEHKRVMPYAP, from the coding sequence ATGCAAGCCGTACAGCGTGAGATTGCTGAACAGCTCAAGGTCCAGCCGCCGTTCGCCGATGACGCCGCCCTCAAGGCCGAAATCGCCCGTCGGGTGAGTTTTATTCAGGATTGCCTGGTCAACTCCGGGCTCAAGTCCCTCGTGCTGGGCATCAGCGGTGGCGTTGACTCGTTGACCGCCGGGCTGCTGGCCCAACGTGCCATGCGCGAACTGCGGGAGAATACCGGTAACGACGCCTACAAGTTCATCGCCGTGCGCCTGCCGTACGAAACCCAGTTCGACGAGCATGAAGCCCAAGCCTGCGTGGACTTCATCGACCCGGACGAGCGCCATACCGTCAACATCGGTCCGGCGGTCAAGGCCCTGGCCGAACAAGTCGCGGCGTTCGAAGGCAAGGCAGCGGTTTCGCGGGATTTCGTGCTGGGCAATACCAAGGCGCGGATGCGCATGGTGGCGCAATACACCATCGCGGGCACCGAGCACGGCCTGGTGATCGGCACCGATCATGCCGCCGAAGCGGTGATGGGTTTCTTCACCAAGTTCGGTGATGGCGCCTGCGACCTGGCCCCGCTCAGTGGCTTGGTCAAAAACCAGGTCCGGGCCATTGCCCGTGACTTTGGTGCGCCGGAGTCTCTGGTGGAAAAAGTCCCCACCGCCGATCTTGAAGACCTGTCGCCAGGCAAGCCGGACGAAGCCTCCCACGGCGTGACCTACGCCGAGATCGATGCGTTCCTGCACGGCGAGCCGGTGCGGGACGAGGCGTTCAGGATCATTTGCGAGACCTATCGCAAGACTGAGCACAAGCGGGTGATGCCGTATGCCCCGTAA
- the pncB gene encoding nicotinate phosphoribosyltransferase, producing MSESVFADRIVQNLLDTDFYKLTMMQAVLHNYPNVEVEWEFRCRNSEDLRPYLAEIRFQIERLAELSLSADQLGFLERISFLKPDFLRFLGLFRFNLRYVHTGIENGELFIRLRGPWLHVILFEVPLLAIVSEVRNRYRYREVVLEQAREQLYRKFDWLSANASAEELSELQVADFGTRRRFSFRVQEEVVNVLKHDFPGRFVGTSNVHLSRELDMKPLGTMAHEWIMAHQQLGPRLIDSQIAALDCWVREYRGLLGIALTDCITMDAFLKDFDLFFAKLFDGLRHDSGDPVIWAEKAIAHYHKLGIDPMSKTLVFSDSLTLPKCLEIFRALRGRINVSFGIGTNLTCDIPGVEPMSIVLKMISCDGQPVAKISDEPGKTHCKDPNFVAYMRHVFQVPAALSDTSSKE from the coding sequence ATGAGCGAGAGTGTGTTTGCCGATCGTATCGTGCAGAACCTGCTCGACACCGACTTCTACAAACTGACGATGATGCAGGCGGTGTTGCACAACTACCCCAACGTCGAAGTCGAATGGGAGTTTCGCTGCCGCAACAGCGAAGACCTGCGCCCGTACCTGGCGGAGATCCGCTTTCAGATCGAGCGTCTGGCCGAGTTGAGCCTGAGCGCCGACCAGTTGGGTTTCCTGGAGCGCATCAGCTTTCTGAAGCCGGACTTCCTGCGTTTCCTGGGCCTGTTTCGCTTCAACCTGCGTTACGTGCACACCGGTATCGAAAACGGCGAGTTGTTCATCCGCCTGCGCGGGCCGTGGTTGCACGTCATCCTGTTCGAAGTGCCGCTGCTGGCCATTGTCAGCGAGGTGCGCAATCGTTATCGCTATCGTGAAGTCGTCCTGGAACAGGCGCGGGAACAGCTTTATCGCAAGTTCGACTGGCTGAGCGCCAACGCCAGTGCCGAGGAACTGTCCGAACTGCAAGTCGCGGACTTCGGCACCCGCCGTCGTTTTTCCTTCCGCGTCCAGGAAGAAGTGGTCAACGTGCTCAAGCACGACTTCCCCGGGCGTTTCGTCGGCACCAGTAACGTGCACCTGTCCCGGGAATTGGACATGAAGCCCCTGGGTACCATGGCCCATGAGTGGATCATGGCCCACCAGCAATTGGGCCCGCGGCTGATCGACAGCCAGATCGCCGCCCTCGATTGCTGGGTGCGCGAGTACCGAGGCCTGCTGGGGATCGCCCTGACCGATTGCATCACCATGGACGCCTTCCTCAAGGATTTCGATCTGTTCTTCGCCAAGCTGTTCGACGGCTTGCGCCATGACTCGGGCGATCCGGTGATCTGGGCCGAAAAAGCCATTGCCCACTACCACAAGCTCGGCATCGACCCCATGAGCAAGACCCTGGTGTTCTCCGATAGCCTGACATTGCCCAAATGCCTGGAGATTTTTCGGGCATTGCGTGGTCGCATTAATGTCAGCTTCGGTATTGGCACCAACCTGACGTGTGACATTCCAGGTGTAGAGCCGATGAGCATCGTGCTTAAAATGATCAGCTGTGACGGGCAACCCGTGGCCAAGATTTCAGACGAGCCCGGCAAGACCCACTGCAAAGACCCGAATTTCGTCGCCTACATGCGACACGTTTTCCAAGTACCTGCCGCCCTTTCAGATACATCAAGCAAGGAGTGA